In Sphaeramia orbicularis chromosome 14, fSphaOr1.1, whole genome shotgun sequence, the following are encoded in one genomic region:
- the nlrc3l1 gene encoding NLR family CARD domain-containing protein 3, which yields MDDSELFEDMATPSGSSDGDAPASGGSEYPEDEEDDGLYYIPPRRPSLDLGPDPMDTSEWHYVDQALSPALSYHSMSSDYIECSAEMADENGFSTSVHLERLDSYSSSYSLDSDDCEKRTQKVQDKDDTASETFILPELIEDFSEPVHPSLTVAFVFKAICKVLGRLKDLEFKRFKKILWQRYPQTFNTPFESMDMVDVVDRVLECYSLRVSIQIVRCALVDIEVYRMVDFLDTLCIHNEVRHDLCQTLKEKYNTVCIDLNPEGEKRPLDDVYTNLYMTRENNNGPNIEHEVLTIGKLSTNNEGETRMSPGEIFDEEWVKDNYVSIALINGAAGSGKSMAVRRLILDWAEGKSHEHVTFLFPLFVRDLKKYEDSEISLVEIIETLYPETKKLRTSDYTSSESVMVIVIDGLDEHSGKLDFENTEIMTDLETPKNLNVILVNIIRGRLLYHSRVLLTSRPQMRPVIPWDTHHMVFEVRGFCDPEKDEYFKKKIKDPSQAAQVIEYVNSSKTLRIMCHLPLFCSLVAEECLRIKTERGPQAELPTSLTYMYTKLMLLLMRQLRRFRAPDLPPNEELEFIMSLGKLAFNLLEKGKFRITKISWKDCKGIDKEAITRTGLCYQFLISLHVLYHEVAVSFIHATMQEYLASLYVFLSFRNQGKNIFEQQQKGKLSRMLRSKNMEVFKSAVERSLLCEDGKLDFFLRFLCGMANKKNMELLQTFFIPSAKWTSVIEETDAHIRKRIAENQFPARNDNLKHCLVELGVQQAASI from the exons ATGGATGACAGTGAATTATTTGAGGACATGGCCACGCCGTCAGGCTCCTCTGATGGGGATGCACCTGCTAGTGGAGGGAGTGAGTAtccagaagatgaagaagatgacggACTGTATTACATTCCACCGAGAAGACCATCTCTGGATTTAGGGCCAGATCCTATGGACACCAGTGAATG gcaTTACGTGGATCAGGCCTTGTCTCCAGCGCTGAGTTACCACTCAATGTCAAGTGACTATATAGAATGTTCCGCTGAAATGGCTGATGAAAATGGATTTTCCACAAG TGTCCACCTGGAGAGATTAGATTCATATTCTAGCTCCTACTCCCTGGACAGTGACGACTGTGAAAAGAGAACACAGAA GGTCCAAGACAAAGACGATACTGCCTCAGAGACTTTTATATTACCAGAGCTAATCGAAGACTTCAGTGAGCCAGTCCATCCATCTCTCACAGTAGCATTCGTTTTTAAG GCTATTTGCAAAGTCCTTGGGAGGCTGAAAGACCTGGAATTTAAAAGATTCAAGAAGATCCTTTGGCAACGTTACCCACAAACATTCAACACTCCTTTCGAAAGCATGGACATGGTGGATGTTGTAGACCGAGTCCTTGAGTGTTACAGCCTGAGAGTGTCTATACAAATCGTGAGGTGTGCATTGGTGGATATCGAAGTATACAGGATGGTTGATTTTCTGGACACCTTGTGCATCCACA atGAAGTCCGTCATGATTTATGTCAGACTCTTAAGGAGAAGTACAACACCGTATGTATTGATTTGAACCCGGAAGGAGAGAAGAGGCCCCTCGACGATGTCTACACTAATCTCTACATGACACGTGAAAATAATAATGGTCCAAATATTGAACATGAGGTCTTAACAATAGGAAAGCTGAGTACCAACAATGAGGGAGAGACACGAATGTCCCCAGGGGAGATCTTCGATGAAGAATGGGTGAAAGACAACTACGTTAGTATCGCATTGATCAATGGAGCTGCAGGGTCAGGGAAGTCGATGGCAGTCAGGAGATTAATCTTGGATTGGGCAGAAGGAAAGTCTCATGAGCATGTGACTTTTTTGTTTCCTTTGTTCGTTAGGGATCTTAAAAAATATGAGGATTCCGAAATTTCTTTGGTTGAGATAATAGAAACTTTGTACCCAGAAACCAAAAAACTGAGAACCAGCGACTATACCAGTAGTGAGTCCGTTATGGTGATTGTCATAGATGGTCTCGATGAGCACTCTGGGAAATTAGACTTTGAAAACACAGAGATTATGACTGACCTTGAAACTCCCAAAAATCTGAATGTGATCCTTGTGAACATCATCAGAGGGAGGCTACTGTACCATTCCAGAGTCTTGCTCACTTCTCGACCGCAGATGAGGCCCGTCATTCCTTGGGATACACATCACATGGTGTTTGAGGTGCGTGGTTTCTGTGACCCTGAAAAGGACGAGTACTTTAAGAAGAAGATTAAGGATCCCAGCCAAGCAGCTCAAGTCATTGAATACGTCAATTCTTCCAAAACCCTTCGTATCATGTGTCATCTGCCATTGTTTTGTTCACTGGTGGCAGAAGAGTGCCTGAGGATAAAGACTGAACGGGGGCCGCAGGCAGAGCTGCCCACAAGCCTCACTTACATGTACACAAAGCTGATGCTACTGCTCATGCGTCAACTCCGCAGATTTAGAGCTCCAGATTTGCCTCCCAATGAAGAGTTGGAATTCATTATGAGTCTTGGAAAGCTGGCCTTCAACCTGCTGGAAAAAGGCAAGTTCCGGATTACCAAGATTAGCTGGAAGGATTGCAAAGGAATTGATAAGGAGGCGATCACACGCACTGGCTTGTGTTACCAGTTTCTCATATCGCTACACGTCTTGTACCATGAGGTCGCTGTTAGCTTTATCCATGCCACAATGCAGGAGTACCTGGCTTCTCTGTATGTGTTTCTCAGCTTCAGAAACCAGGGAAAGAACATTTTTGAACAGCAACAGAAAGGCAAACTCTCACGGATGTTGAGGTCCAAGAATATGGAAGTGTTCAAGAGCGCTGTGGAGAGAAGCCTGCTTTGTGAGGATGGCAAGCTGGACTTTTTCTTGCGTTTCTTGTGTGGGATGGCAAATAAGAAAAACATGGAACTCCTCCAAACATTTTTCATCCCCAGTGCAAAGTGGACATCTGTCATCGAAGAAACGGATGCACACATCAGGAAGAGGATCGCTGAAAATCAGTTTCCTGCCAGAAATGACAACTTGAAGCACTGCCTGGTGGAGCTGGGTGTGCAGCAAGCAGCATCCATTTGA